Proteins found in one Streptomyces sp. CB09001 genomic segment:
- a CDS encoding XRE family transcriptional regulator gives MADLDLLTQSLARNVKRWRGERGFTLEALAARAGVSRGMLIQIEQARTNPSLGTVVKIGDALGVSITTLLDWEQGPAVRVVPADEAVRLWHTDAGSFSRLLAGVEAPGPLEMWEWRLMPGESSLSDPHPAGTVELVHVTTGELALTVDGVTHRVPTGASASFESDTPHTYGNDGDAPMEMIMAVSVPPVR, from the coding sequence GTGGCGGACCTCGACCTCCTGACCCAGTCCCTGGCGCGCAACGTCAAGCGCTGGCGCGGCGAACGCGGCTTCACCCTGGAGGCGCTGGCGGCGCGCGCCGGTGTCAGCCGCGGCATGCTCATCCAGATCGAGCAGGCCCGCACCAACCCCAGCCTCGGTACCGTCGTGAAGATCGGCGACGCCCTGGGCGTCAGCATCACCACCCTGCTCGACTGGGAGCAGGGGCCCGCGGTCCGCGTCGTCCCCGCCGACGAGGCCGTCCGCCTCTGGCACACCGACGCCGGCAGCTTCAGCCGGCTGCTCGCCGGGGTGGAGGCGCCCGGCCCGCTGGAGATGTGGGAATGGCGGCTGATGCCCGGCGAGAGCAGCCTCTCCGACCCGCACCCCGCCGGCACCGTCGAACTGGTGCACGTCACCACCGGCGAACTCGCCCTCACCGTCGACGGGGTCACCCACCGCGTGCCCACGGGTGCGAGCGCCTCCTTCGAGTCCGACACCCCGCACACGTACGGCAACGACGGCGACGCTCCGATGGAGATGATCATGGCGGTCTCGGTGCCGCCCGTCCGCTGA
- a CDS encoding DUF4442 domain-containing protein has product MSIGELLAATVPMVRTLNLEYLETTPEKAVLALPDQSEYRNHVGGPHAGAMFTLGESASGAIVLAAFGDQLSRAVPLPVTAEIAFKKIALGPVTATATLGRPAADVVAELDAGSRPEFPVSVAIQREDGAVTGEMTVIWTLRPNS; this is encoded by the coding sequence ATGTCGATCGGCGAGTTGCTCGCCGCCACGGTGCCGATGGTCCGGACCCTTAACCTCGAGTACCTGGAGACCACCCCGGAGAAGGCCGTCCTGGCCCTTCCGGACCAGAGCGAGTACCGCAACCACGTCGGCGGACCGCACGCCGGAGCCATGTTCACGCTGGGCGAGTCGGCCAGCGGTGCCATCGTGCTGGCCGCCTTCGGCGACCAGCTCTCCCGGGCGGTGCCGCTGCCGGTCACCGCGGAGATCGCCTTCAAGAAGATCGCCCTCGGCCCGGTCACCGCCACCGCGACACTCGGCCGCCCCGCCGCGGATGTCGTCGCCGAACTGGACGCGGGCAGCCGGCCCGAGTTCCCCGTGAGCGTCGCCATCCAGCGCGAGGACGGAGCCGTCACCGGTGAGATGACCGTCATATGGACCCTGCGCCCCAACAGCTGA
- a CDS encoding YbaK/EbsC family protein yields the protein MHAPIGNFDSAMPAPDRLDALTRPVADAVRHWSGTVPADQILYVDTEPDWADTATFVEHYGRELLEQSANCVVVTGKRGGGTTLAACVVLSTTRVDVNGVVRRRLGARKASFAPMDTATGETGMEYGGITPVGLPAEWPVLVDSAVVDLPYVLVGSGRRRGKLLVPGKAFAELPGAEVLDGLGVA from the coding sequence ATGCACGCACCCATCGGGAACTTCGACAGCGCCATGCCCGCCCCGGACCGCCTCGACGCACTGACCCGCCCGGTCGCCGACGCGGTGCGCCACTGGAGCGGCACAGTACCCGCCGACCAGATCCTCTACGTCGACACCGAACCGGACTGGGCCGACACCGCCACCTTCGTCGAGCACTACGGCCGTGAGCTGCTCGAACAGTCCGCCAACTGCGTGGTGGTCACCGGCAAGCGCGGCGGCGGCACGACGCTCGCCGCCTGTGTGGTCCTCTCCACCACCCGGGTCGACGTCAACGGTGTCGTGCGCCGTCGTCTCGGGGCGCGCAAGGCCTCCTTCGCGCCGATGGACACGGCCACCGGGGAGACCGGCATGGAGTACGGCGGCATCACCCCGGTCGGCCTGCCCGCCGAGTGGCCCGTGCTGGTGGACTCGGCCGTCGTCGACCTGCCGTACGTCCTCGTCGGCAGCGGGCGCCGGCGCGGCAAGCTGCTCGTGCCGGGCAAGGCCTTCGCGGAGCTGCCCGGTGCCGAGGTGCTGGATGGGCTGGGCGTCGCCTGA
- a CDS encoding acyltransferase: MPKRKNTFSSWRSRLAQKAVHAGWAWVQRTGSVTAAHPGRFRFGALGTGTRLAFPLGTVFGEPWIHVGAHCIIGEQVTLTAGLMPDLDLGPEPILRIGDGVVLGRGSHVIADTTVTIGSDCYVGPYVYVTSTNHSYDDPHQPIGKQWPRMDPVEIGPGCWIGTGAVILPGARIGRNVVVAAGAVVRGTVPDHAVVAGAPARVVRRWTPADGWQPPLRTPAPVPIPDGITPGQLRELSKLDDEAVARLAGLDDPERAAGRLAEPAAEG, from the coding sequence GTGCCGAAGCGCAAGAACACGTTCTCGTCCTGGCGGAGCCGCCTCGCGCAGAAGGCCGTCCACGCGGGCTGGGCCTGGGTGCAGCGCACCGGCTCCGTCACCGCCGCGCACCCCGGACGGTTCCGCTTCGGCGCGCTGGGCACGGGCACCCGGCTCGCCTTCCCGCTCGGCACGGTCTTCGGCGAGCCCTGGATCCATGTCGGCGCGCACTGCATCATCGGCGAGCAGGTCACGCTGACCGCCGGGCTCATGCCCGACCTCGACCTCGGACCGGAACCGATCCTGCGCATCGGCGACGGGGTCGTCCTCGGCCGCGGCAGTCACGTCATCGCGGACACCACCGTCACCATCGGCAGCGACTGCTACGTCGGCCCTTACGTCTACGTCACCTCCACCAACCACTCCTACGACGACCCCCACCAGCCCATCGGCAAGCAGTGGCCGCGGATGGACCCGGTGGAGATCGGCCCCGGCTGCTGGATCGGCACCGGCGCGGTGATCCTGCCCGGCGCGCGGATCGGGCGGAACGTGGTCGTGGCCGCCGGTGCGGTGGTCCGGGGGACGGTCCCCGACCACGCCGTGGTGGCGGGCGCCCCCGCCCGCGTCGTACGGCGCTGGACACCCGCCGACGGCTGGCAGCCGCCGCTGCGGACCCCGGCTCCGGTGCCGATCCCCGACGGGATCACGCCGGGGCAGCTGCGGGAGCTGTCGAAGCTGGACGACGAGGCGGTGGCCCGTCTCGCCGGGCTGGACGACCCGGAGCGGGCGGCGGGCAGGCTCGCGGAACCGGCCGCGGAGGGCTGA
- a CDS encoding TVP38/TMEM64 family protein — protein MLDATTRSGGTATVSPRTAAAELAVAAAGPVAPTGFAARVTRVLLSPWSRLSLLVALLASAATTVVLFQPQQLLTNGWPPQLGGAAAAVAYAVAYGLCTVAFVPRPLLNLAAGALFGSQLGLASALAGTVLGAGVAFCLGRVLGQEALRPLLRGKWLKAADGQLSRHGFRTMLAMRLFPGVPFAASNYCAAVSRMGLLPFLLATGLGSIPNTAAYVVAGARASTPTSPAFLIALACIALPGLAGAVVAWRKRHRLRGR, from the coding sequence ATGCTCGATGCCACCACCCGCTCTGGGGGCACCGCCACGGTCTCTCCCCGGACCGCCGCCGCCGAACTCGCCGTCGCCGCCGCAGGACCGGTCGCGCCGACCGGCTTCGCCGCGCGTGTGACGAGAGTGCTGCTGTCTCCGTGGTCCCGGCTCTCCCTGCTCGTCGCCCTGCTGGCCTCGGCCGCGACGACGGTGGTGCTGTTCCAGCCGCAGCAGTTGCTGACGAACGGCTGGCCGCCCCAGCTCGGGGGCGCCGCGGCGGCCGTCGCGTACGCGGTGGCGTACGGGCTGTGCACGGTCGCCTTCGTGCCGCGACCGCTGCTCAACCTGGCGGCCGGCGCCCTGTTCGGCTCACAGCTGGGGCTGGCCTCCGCGCTCGCGGGGACGGTGCTCGGCGCCGGGGTCGCCTTCTGTCTCGGCCGGGTCCTCGGCCAGGAGGCGCTGCGTCCGCTGCTGCGGGGCAAGTGGCTGAAGGCCGCGGACGGCCAGCTGAGCCGGCACGGCTTCCGGACGATGCTGGCGATGCGGCTGTTCCCGGGGGTGCCCTTCGCCGCGTCCAACTACTGCGCGGCCGTGTCCCGCATGGGCCTGCTGCCCTTCCTGCTGGCGACGGGGCTCGGTTCGATCCCCAACACCGCCGCCTACGTCGTCGCGGGCGCCCGCGCCTCGACGCCGACCTCCCCCGCCTTCCTGATCGCGCTGGCCTGCATCGCCCTGCCGGGGCTCGCGGGTGCGGTGGTGGCCTGGCGCAAGCGGCACCGGCTGCGCGGGCGCTGA
- a CDS encoding DedA family protein, with product MHVQEWLDTVPAVAVYAVVALVIGLESLGIPLPGEIILVSAALLSSQHGGIDPLVLGACASAGAVIGDSIGYAIGRKGGRPLLAWLGRKFPRHFSEGHVATAERSFQKWGMWAVFFGRFVALLRIFAGPLAGVLRMPYWKFLIANVLGGVVWAGGTTAVIYYVGVVAEDWLKRFSWLGLVVAVLIGVASMLIVKRRAGKAQPEPEPVTAGE from the coding sequence TTGCACGTCCAGGAATGGCTCGACACGGTGCCCGCGGTGGCCGTCTACGCCGTCGTCGCGCTGGTCATCGGTCTGGAGAGTCTGGGCATCCCGTTGCCCGGCGAGATCATCCTGGTGTCGGCGGCCCTGCTGTCGTCGCAGCACGGCGGGATCGATCCGCTGGTCCTCGGCGCCTGCGCCAGCGCGGGCGCGGTGATCGGCGATTCCATCGGATACGCCATCGGCCGCAAGGGCGGCCGGCCCCTGCTGGCCTGGCTGGGCAGGAAGTTCCCCAGGCACTTCAGCGAGGGGCACGTCGCCACCGCCGAGCGGTCCTTCCAGAAGTGGGGCATGTGGGCCGTGTTCTTCGGCCGCTTCGTCGCCCTGCTGCGGATCTTCGCCGGCCCGCTGGCCGGTGTGCTGCGGATGCCGTACTGGAAGTTCCTGATCGCCAACGTCCTCGGCGGCGTCGTCTGGGCGGGCGGCACCACCGCCGTCATCTACTACGTCGGCGTGGTCGCGGAGGACTGGCTCAAGCGCTTCTCCTGGCTGGGCCTGGTGGTGGCGGTCCTGATCGGCGTCGCGTCCATGCTGATCGTCAAGCGCAGGGCGGGCAAGGCACAGCCGGAGCCCGAGCCCGTCACCGCCGGGGAGTGA
- the tuf gene encoding elongation factor Tu, translating to MSKTAYVRTKPHLNIGTMGHVDHGKTTLTAAITKVLAERGAGSTTQYVSFDRIDRAPEEAARGITINIAHVEYETDTRHYAHVDMPGHADYVKNMVTGAAQLDGAILVVSALDGIMPQTAEHVLLARQVGVDHIVVALNKADAGDEELTDLVELEVRELLTAHGYGGDAVPVVRVSGLKALEGDPRWTASVEALLDAVDTYVPMPERYLDAPFLLPVENVLTITGRGTVVTGAVERGTVRVGDRVEVLGASVETVVTGLETFGKPMQEAQAGDNVALLLRGVARDTVRRGHVVAAPGSVVPARRFRARVYVLSAREGGRSTPLTTGYRPQFYIRTADVVGDVDLGEAAVARPGDTVTMTVELGRDVPLETGLGFAIREGGRTVGAGTVTAVE from the coding sequence ATGTCCAAGACGGCGTACGTCCGCACCAAACCGCATCTGAACATCGGCACGATGGGCCATGTCGACCACGGCAAGACCACCCTGACCGCCGCCATCACCAAGGTCCTCGCCGAGCGCGGGGCCGGCAGCACCACCCAGTACGTTTCGTTCGACCGCATCGACCGCGCCCCGGAGGAGGCGGCGCGCGGCATCACCATCAACATCGCGCACGTCGAGTACGAGACCGACACCCGGCACTACGCGCACGTCGACATGCCCGGCCACGCCGACTACGTCAAGAACATGGTCACCGGCGCCGCCCAGCTCGACGGGGCGATCCTCGTCGTCTCCGCGCTGGACGGGATCATGCCGCAGACCGCCGAACACGTGCTGCTCGCCCGGCAGGTGGGCGTCGACCACATCGTGGTCGCGCTCAACAAGGCCGACGCGGGTGACGAGGAACTGACCGACCTCGTCGAGCTGGAGGTACGCGAACTGCTCACCGCGCACGGCTACGGCGGGGACGCCGTGCCCGTCGTACGGGTCTCGGGGCTGAAGGCACTGGAGGGCGACCCGCGGTGGACGGCCTCCGTCGAGGCGCTGCTCGACGCCGTGGACACCTACGTGCCCATGCCCGAGCGGTACCTGGACGCGCCGTTCCTGCTGCCGGTGGAGAACGTGCTCACCATCACCGGCCGCGGCACCGTCGTCACCGGCGCCGTCGAGCGCGGCACCGTGCGCGTCGGGGACCGGGTCGAGGTGCTCGGGGCGTCCGTCGAGACGGTCGTCACCGGCCTGGAGACCTTCGGCAAGCCGATGCAGGAGGCGCAGGCCGGGGACAATGTGGCGCTGCTGCTGCGCGGGGTCGCCCGCGACACGGTGCGCCGCGGGCACGTGGTCGCCGCACCCGGCAGCGTCGTGCCGGCGCGGCGCTTCCGGGCCCGGGTGTACGTGCTGTCGGCGCGCGAGGGCGGGCGCTCGACGCCGCTCACCACCGGATACCGGCCGCAGTTCTACATCCGTACCGCGGACGTGGTCGGCGACGTGGACCTCGGCGAGGCGGCCGTCGCCCGGCCCGGGGACACCGTCACCATGACGGTCGAGCTGGGGCGGGACGTGCCGCTGGAGACGGGGCTCGGCTTCGCGATCCGCGAGGGCGGCCGCACCGTGGGGGCGGGGACCGTGACCGCGGTGGAGTGA
- a CDS encoding DNA alkylation repair protein, whose product MSVTARPIPDAPHSALADTVLERLTVEYPAAADPGRAVGLRAYMKDVAPFLGMTSPVRRSLSGTVLAGVPRPDEPDCTAVALRCWRLPEREYHYFAVDYLRRYVKHCSSGFLPVVRHLLTTVPWWDTVDLLAAHVVGGLVTADRDLTADMDAWIEDEDLWLVRTALLHQLRYKERTDTDRLFGYCLRQSGHGDFFVRKAVGWCLREYAKTAPDAVRAFVAEHRARLAPLSAREALRTIGP is encoded by the coding sequence ATGAGCGTCACAGCCCGGCCGATTCCGGACGCGCCGCACAGCGCCCTCGCCGACACGGTACTCGAGCGGCTCACCGTCGAATACCCCGCCGCGGCCGACCCCGGGCGGGCCGTCGGACTCCGGGCGTACATGAAGGACGTGGCGCCGTTCCTGGGCATGACCTCGCCCGTTCGCCGCTCCCTGTCCGGCACCGTGCTGGCAGGGGTGCCCCGCCCGGACGAGCCGGACTGCACGGCAGTCGCGCTGCGCTGCTGGCGGCTGCCCGAGCGCGAGTACCACTACTTCGCCGTCGACTACCTGCGCCGGTACGTGAAGCACTGCTCGTCCGGATTCCTGCCCGTGGTCCGGCACCTGCTCACCACCGTCCCCTGGTGGGACACCGTCGACCTGCTCGCCGCGCACGTCGTCGGGGGACTGGTCACCGCCGACCGCGACCTCACGGCCGACATGGACGCCTGGATCGAGGACGAGGACCTCTGGCTGGTGCGGACGGCGCTCCTCCACCAGCTGCGCTACAAGGAACGCACCGACACGGACCGCCTCTTCGGCTACTGCCTGCGCCAGTCCGGCCACGGCGACTTCTTCGTCCGCAAGGCCGTCGGCTGGTGCCTGCGCGAATACGCCAAGACCGCCCCGGACGCCGTGCGCGCCTTCGTGGCCGAGCACCGCGCGCGCCTCGCGCCGCTGTCCGCGCGGGAGGCGCTGCGGACCATCGGCCCGTAG
- a CDS encoding DMT family transporter: MTPLFALATSVLWGLADFGGGVLTRRTPALTVVVVSQTIAVAVLGVVVAATGAWSEASPHLWFAVAAGLVGPVAMLAFYRALAMGPMGVVSPLGSLGVAVPVTVGLVLGERPGPPQLAGILVAVAGIVLAGGPQLRGAPVQRRAVVLTLVAAIGFGAVMALIAEASATLTGLFLALFVQRVTNVAAGGLALWVSVRRGAAALPEQGLPLTALPALAFVGLADVAANGTYSIAAQYGPVTVAAVLASLYPVVTALAARGFLSERLRAVQAAGAGLALVGTLLLATG, from the coding sequence ATGACACCGCTGTTCGCCCTGGCCACCAGCGTCCTGTGGGGCCTGGCCGACTTCGGCGGCGGGGTGCTGACCCGGCGCACCCCGGCGCTCACGGTGGTCGTCGTCTCGCAGACGATCGCGGTCGCGGTCCTCGGTGTGGTCGTGGCCGCGACCGGCGCCTGGAGCGAGGCGTCGCCGCACCTGTGGTTCGCGGTCGCGGCGGGCCTGGTCGGGCCGGTGGCGATGCTCGCCTTCTACCGGGCGCTGGCCATGGGCCCGATGGGCGTCGTCTCGCCGCTCGGTTCGCTCGGCGTGGCCGTCCCGGTGACCGTGGGTCTCGTCCTGGGCGAGCGGCCCGGACCGCCACAGCTCGCCGGGATCCTGGTCGCCGTGGCCGGGATCGTGCTGGCCGGTGGACCGCAGCTGCGGGGCGCACCCGTACAGCGGCGGGCCGTCGTCCTCACGCTCGTCGCCGCGATCGGCTTCGGCGCGGTGATGGCCCTCATCGCCGAGGCGTCGGCCACGCTCACCGGTCTCTTCCTCGCCCTGTTCGTGCAACGCGTCACCAACGTCGCCGCGGGCGGACTGGCCCTGTGGGTGTCCGTCCGGCGGGGCGCCGCCGCGCTGCCCGAGCAGGGCCTCCCCCTCACCGCGCTGCCCGCCCTGGCCTTCGTCGGACTCGCCGACGTCGCGGCCAACGGCACGTACTCGATCGCCGCCCAGTACGGCCCGGTCACGGTGGCCGCCGTACTGGCTTCCCTCTACCCGGTGGTGACCGCGCTGGCCGCCCGGGGGTTCCTGAGCGAACGGCTGCGTGCCGTGCAGGCGGCCGGTGCGGGCCTGGCACTGGTGGGCACGCTGCTGCTGGCGACGGGCTGA
- a CDS encoding fused MFS/spermidine synthase has product MNEAIPVSRVTDHGTAKLMPDVDRARAWLLTVDGAPQSYVDLDEPAHLEFEYTRRLGHVLDTVAGPGRALDVLHLGGGAFTLPRYVAATRPGSRQDVVEADRGLLDLVAEHLPLPPDAGITAHGADARAWLAAAPADSADVLVADVFGGSRVPAHLTSLGYVREAARVLRADGVYVANLADGAPFGFLRGQLAGFAAFFEELALIAEPGVLRGRRFGNAVLVAAHRPLDTAALARRTAADAFPARVEHGPALRDFVGDARPVRDEDAVPSPEPPAGAFGIG; this is encoded by the coding sequence GTGAACGAAGCCATACCCGTCAGCCGGGTCACGGACCACGGCACCGCCAAGCTCATGCCCGACGTCGACCGGGCACGGGCCTGGCTGCTCACCGTGGACGGGGCGCCGCAGTCGTACGTCGACCTGGACGAGCCGGCGCACCTGGAGTTCGAGTACACGCGCCGGCTCGGCCACGTCCTGGACACGGTCGCCGGGCCGGGGCGCGCGCTGGACGTCCTGCACCTGGGCGGCGGCGCGTTCACCCTGCCCCGGTACGTGGCCGCGACCCGGCCCGGCTCGCGGCAGGACGTGGTGGAGGCCGACCGGGGCCTGCTCGACCTGGTCGCCGAGCACCTGCCGCTGCCGCCGGACGCGGGCATCACCGCCCACGGTGCCGATGCCCGCGCCTGGCTGGCGGCCGCCCCCGCGGACTCGGCCGACGTGCTGGTCGCCGACGTCTTCGGGGGCTCACGCGTGCCCGCGCACCTGACGTCCCTCGGCTACGTGCGCGAGGCGGCCCGGGTCCTGCGCGCCGACGGTGTCTACGTGGCCAACCTCGCCGACGGGGCGCCGTTCGGCTTCCTGCGCGGTCAACTGGCCGGATTCGCCGCGTTCTTCGAGGAGCTGGCGCTGATCGCCGAACCGGGGGTGCTGCGCGGGCGCCGCTTCGGCAACGCGGTGCTCGTCGCCGCGCACCGGCCGCTGGACACCGCCGCGCTGGCCCGGCGCACCGCCGCCGACGCCTTCCCGGCCAGGGTCGAGCACGGGCCCGCCCTGCGGGACTTCGTCGGCGACGCCCGTCCGGTGCGGGACGAGGACGCCGTACCGTCGCCCGAGCCGCCGGCCGGGGCGTTCGGCATCGGCTGA
- a CDS encoding gamma carbonic anhydrase family protein, giving the protein MTQKALITGIGGKDPKVDAEAFVAPTASVVGDVTLHAGASVWYGAVLRGDVERISVGASSNVQDNCTLHADPGFPVTVGERVSIGHNAVVHGATVEDDCLIGMGATVLNGAVIGAGSLVAAQALVPQGMRVPPGSLVAGVPAKVKRELTEEERQGVTLNGTMYAALAGQHAQLRG; this is encoded by the coding sequence ATGACGCAGAAGGCGCTGATCACGGGCATCGGCGGCAAGGACCCGAAGGTGGACGCGGAGGCCTTCGTGGCGCCGACCGCCTCGGTCGTCGGGGACGTGACGCTGCACGCCGGGGCGAGCGTCTGGTACGGCGCGGTGCTGCGCGGCGACGTCGAGCGGATCTCCGTCGGCGCGAGCAGCAACGTCCAGGACAACTGCACGCTCCACGCCGACCCGGGCTTCCCCGTCACCGTGGGCGAGCGCGTCTCCATCGGGCACAACGCCGTGGTGCACGGTGCCACCGTCGAGGACGACTGCCTGATCGGCATGGGCGCCACGGTGCTCAACGGCGCGGTGATCGGCGCCGGTTCACTGGTCGCGGCCCAGGCCCTGGTCCCGCAGGGCATGCGGGTGCCGCCGGGGTCACTGGTCGCGGGGGTGCCGGCGAAGGTGAAGCGGGAGCTGACGGAGGAGGAGCGTCAGGGGGTCACGCTGAACGGCACGATGTACGCGGCGCTGGCCGGGCAGCACGCTCAGCTCCGCGGGTGA
- a CDS encoding metalloregulator ArsR/SmtB family transcription factor produces MSARMHLSPADDAHPRTPGEEQFALAAEILALLGDRTRLTLLHALTGGEADVTTLTEACGAARPAVSQHLARLRLAGLVGTRKEGRRVVYSLRDGHLRRLVDEALNVADHRLGDRPLHD; encoded by the coding sequence ATGAGCGCACGCATGCACCTGTCACCTGCGGACGATGCGCACCCGCGTACCCCGGGCGAGGAGCAGTTCGCCCTCGCCGCCGAGATCCTCGCGCTGCTCGGCGACCGCACCCGCCTGACCCTGCTGCACGCCCTGACCGGCGGCGAGGCCGACGTCACCACCCTCACCGAGGCCTGCGGGGCGGCCCGCCCGGCGGTCAGCCAGCACCTCGCCCGCCTGCGCCTCGCGGGGCTGGTCGGCACCCGCAAGGAGGGACGCCGGGTGGTGTACTCACTGCGCGACGGACATCTGCGCCGCCTGGTCGACGAGGCGCTGAACGTGGCCGACCACCGGCTCGGAGACCGGCCACTGCACGACTGA
- a CDS encoding cation diffusion facilitator family transporter, which translates to MSDPHRHHHDHHHHDHHQDEHGQDEHDQDAHRQHDHTRHDGSPAVRRRRFAHRLAHRLTPHSHESVDKLDPALEASARGLRALWVSLAVLGATALAQAVVVVVSGSVALLGDTVHNTADALTAVPLAIAFLLGRRAATRRFTYGYGRAEDLAGIVIVLTITASAVFAAWTAVDRLLDPRPVAHVPAVAVAALVGFAGNEWVARHRIRVGREIGSAALVADGLHARTDGYTSLAVLLGAGGAALGWRLADPVVGLAITAAIVLVLRDAAREVFRRLMDAVDPALVDRAERVLGEVPGVRGVGELRLRWIGHRLRAEVAVVVDGEATVREAHRIAVAAEHALLHAVPRLSAALVHADPAPSPGEADPHLALAHHASA; encoded by the coding sequence ATGAGCGACCCGCACCGGCACCACCACGATCACCACCACCACGATCACCACCAGGACGAACACGGCCAGGACGAACACGACCAGGACGCGCACCGTCAGCACGACCACACCCGCCACGACGGCTCCCCCGCCGTCCGCCGGCGCCGGTTCGCGCACCGCCTCGCCCACCGGCTCACACCCCATTCCCACGAGAGCGTCGACAAGCTTGACCCGGCCCTGGAGGCGTCGGCCCGCGGACTGCGCGCGCTGTGGGTGTCACTGGCGGTGCTCGGCGCCACGGCGCTGGCACAGGCGGTCGTGGTCGTGGTCTCCGGATCGGTGGCACTGCTCGGGGACACGGTGCACAACACCGCGGACGCGCTGACCGCCGTGCCCCTGGCCATCGCCTTCCTCCTCGGCCGGCGCGCGGCCACCCGGCGCTTCACCTACGGCTACGGGCGGGCGGAGGACCTGGCGGGCATCGTGATCGTGCTGACGATCACCGCGTCCGCCGTCTTCGCGGCATGGACGGCGGTCGACCGGCTGCTCGATCCGCGCCCCGTCGCGCACGTCCCGGCGGTGGCCGTGGCCGCCCTGGTCGGTTTCGCCGGCAACGAGTGGGTGGCCCGCCACCGGATCCGCGTGGGCCGGGAGATCGGCTCGGCCGCACTGGTGGCCGACGGTCTGCACGCCCGCACGGACGGCTACACGTCCCTGGCCGTACTGCTGGGCGCCGGGGGTGCGGCACTGGGGTGGCGGCTCGCCGACCCCGTCGTGGGGCTGGCGATCACGGCCGCGATCGTACTCGTCCTGCGGGACGCGGCACGCGAGGTGTTCCGGCGGCTGATGGACGCCGTCGACCCGGCGCTGGTGGACCGGGCCGAGCGCGTACTGGGCGAGGTTCCCGGCGTGCGCGGGGTGGGCGAGCTGCGGCTGCGCTGGATCGGGCACCGGCTGCGCGCCGAGGTGGCCGTGGTGGTGGACGGCGAGGCGACGGTCCGCGAGGCCCACCGCATCGCCGTGGCGGCCGAACACGCCCTGCTGCACGCGGTGCCGCGGCTTTCCGCCGCCCTGGTGCACGCCGACCCGGCGCCCTCGCCGGGCGAGGCGGATCCGCACCTGGCGCTCGCCCACCACGCCTCCGCGTGA